In Macadamia integrifolia cultivar HAES 741 unplaced genomic scaffold, SCU_Mint_v3 scaffold1299, whole genome shotgun sequence, a single genomic region encodes these proteins:
- the LOC122063341 gene encoding uncharacterized protein LOC122063341 isoform X1 produces the protein MAETALVETRKKRKQVEGEELVSGDDPHDGEEERVVPTREKGKKRKRYVEEEERSELLQDPLLVFGQDIMLMILSRLDAQSVARSLLVSHGWHAIASSDRLWSSKFLFQLEELWLGKAHIPRPSQVRGISKLAAYSLSVLDAKRTRIMKDDLCDHVWEFRFTKAAPEYWRNLDPSWIGTGPSMRRYFHTNGSQTADSGDQVWGGHECAYSIVTSFVEEGRIREHYVRINRWPRMSVSRKQDWSWELANHLYCYSSIPDADKKGGSGPLFPVCNQ, from the exons atgGCGGAAACTGCTCTAGTAGAAAccaggaagaagaggaaacaaGTGGAGGGGGAGGAATTGGTGTCTGGAGACGACCCACATGATGGTGAAGAGGAAAGAGTTGTGCCCACTCGGGAGAAGggcaagaagaggaagagatacgtagaagaagaagaaaggtctgAGCTTCTTCAGGACCCTCTGCTCGTTTTTGGGCAGGATATTATGTTGATGATTTTGAGTCGTCTCGATGCACAGAGCGTGGCACGTTCACTCCTTGTCTCTCATGGTTGGCATGCAATTGCTTCCAGCGACAGGCTTTGGAGCAGTAAg TTTCTCTTTCAGTTGGAGGAGTTGTGGCTGGGAAAAGCACACATACCTCGTCCATCTCAAGTCCGGGGAATATCAAAGTTAGCTGCTTATTCACTTTCTGTCTTGGATGCCAAACGT ACCCGCATCATGAAGGATGACCTCTGCGATCATGTCTGGGAATTCCGTTTTACAAAG GCAGCTCCTGAATATTGGCGGAATCTGGATCCTTCTTGGATAGGTACAGGCCCTTCTATGCGCCGTTACTTCCACACAAATGGCTCCCAGACTGCGGACTCTGGTGACCAGGTGTGGGGTGGTCATGAGTGCGCTTATTCAATTGTTACCAGTTTTGTGGAAGAGGGAAGGATCAGGGAACATTACGTGAGGATAAATAGATGGCCCCGAATGTCTGTGTCAAGGAAGCAGGACTGGAGCTGGGAGCTAGCCAACCACTTGTACTGTTACTCAAGTATTCCTGATGCTGATAAGAAGGGTGGCAGTGGACCATTGTTTCCAGTGTG TAATCAGTGA
- the LOC122063341 gene encoding uncharacterized protein LOC122063341 isoform X2, whose product MAETALVETRKKRKQVEGEELVSGDDPHDGEEERVVPTREKGKKRKRYVEEEERSELLQDPLLVFGQDIMLMILSRLDAQSVARSLLVSHGWHAIASSDRLWSSKLEELWLGKAHIPRPSQVRGISKLAAYSLSVLDAKRTRIMKDDLCDHVWEFRFTKAAPEYWRNLDPSWIGTGPSMRRYFHTNGSQTADSGDQVWGGHECAYSIVTSFVEEGRIREHYVRINRWPRMSVSRKQDWSWELANHLYCYSSIPDADKKGGSGPLFPVCNQ is encoded by the exons atgGCGGAAACTGCTCTAGTAGAAAccaggaagaagaggaaacaaGTGGAGGGGGAGGAATTGGTGTCTGGAGACGACCCACATGATGGTGAAGAGGAAAGAGTTGTGCCCACTCGGGAGAAGggcaagaagaggaagagatacgtagaagaagaagaaaggtctgAGCTTCTTCAGGACCCTCTGCTCGTTTTTGGGCAGGATATTATGTTGATGATTTTGAGTCGTCTCGATGCACAGAGCGTGGCACGTTCACTCCTTGTCTCTCATGGTTGGCATGCAATTGCTTCCAGCGACAGGCTTTGGAGCAGTAAg TTGGAGGAGTTGTGGCTGGGAAAAGCACACATACCTCGTCCATCTCAAGTCCGGGGAATATCAAAGTTAGCTGCTTATTCACTTTCTGTCTTGGATGCCAAACGT ACCCGCATCATGAAGGATGACCTCTGCGATCATGTCTGGGAATTCCGTTTTACAAAG GCAGCTCCTGAATATTGGCGGAATCTGGATCCTTCTTGGATAGGTACAGGCCCTTCTATGCGCCGTTACTTCCACACAAATGGCTCCCAGACTGCGGACTCTGGTGACCAGGTGTGGGGTGGTCATGAGTGCGCTTATTCAATTGTTACCAGTTTTGTGGAAGAGGGAAGGATCAGGGAACATTACGTGAGGATAAATAGATGGCCCCGAATGTCTGTGTCAAGGAAGCAGGACTGGAGCTGGGAGCTAGCCAACCACTTGTACTGTTACTCAAGTATTCCTGATGCTGATAAGAAGGGTGGCAGTGGACCATTGTTTCCAGTGTG TAATCAGTGA
- the LOC122063343 gene encoding photosystem I reaction center subunit IV, chloroplastic-like: MASCNMASVASGFVFTSNITSTSSSSRNTISFHSKNNSRLVVRASEETTGTAPTPSEETTGTAPPPTEGQAPPPKPPPIGPKRGAKVKILRRESYWYNGIGSVVAVDQDPKTRYPVVVRFNKVNYANVSTNNYALDEILEVK; this comes from the exons ATGGCTAGTTGTAACATGGCATCGGTAGCATCTGGGTTTGTGTTTACATCTAACATAACCTCCACAAGCTCATCTTCACGAAACACAATCTCCTTTCATTCCAAGAACAACTCAAGGCTAGTTGTACGTGCCTCTGAGGAGACCACCGGCACCGCCCCAACCCCTTCTGAGGAGACCACCGGCACCGCCCCACCCCCTACTGAGGGACAAGCTCCGCCGCCGAAGCCTCCTCCAATTGGACCCAAGAGAGGCGCCAAG GTGAAGATTCTTAGAAGGGAATCCTATTGGTACAATGGCATTGGATCTGTTGTAGCAGTTGATCAG GACCCAAAAACTCGATATCCTGTTGTCGTTCGATTCAACAAAGTCAACTACGCCAATGTATCGACTAACAACTACGCATTGGATGAGATCCTGGAAGTGAAGTGA
- the LOC122063340 gene encoding protein LOW PSII ACCUMULATION 1, chloroplastic isoform X1 produces MAAMAHLSCIIRCPSFQHNCSMLSPQIPIYRNSTTSLHTTFRILHKRTSIFIVRSAANDPSSPEISSTAKIRSEVLSPFRTVRMFFYLAFIASSALGGLIATTQLIAALANSSRAAEVPEILKGLGIDIGAFSIFAFLYSRENSAKNAQLARLSREERLSNLKLQVDQKKVISVSSLRGFARLVILAGPASFITESFRLSEPFTESLLERGVLVVPFVMDGDVPRFEFEESEEMKELTTKRKRLWQLVPVSVSQWSKWLDEQKKLAKVPLESPVYISLRMDGRVRGSGIGYPPWNAFVAQLPPVKGLWSGLLDGMDGRVL; encoded by the exons ATGGCTGCCATGGCGCACCTCTCCTGCATCATTCGCTGCCCTTCTTTTCAACATAATTGCTCCATGCTTTCCCCTCAAATCCCCATTTACAGAAACTCAACCACTTCTCTCCACACAACGTTTCGGATCCTCCACAAAAGGACCTCCATCTTCATCGTTCGCTCTGCTGCCAACGACCCCTCTTCGCCCGAAATCAG TTCTACAGCCAAGATACGGAGTgaagttctttctcccttccgCACAGTTCGGATGTTCTTCTATCTGGCTTTCATTGCTAGCAGTGCCCTGGGAGGATTAATAGCCACAACACAACTGATTGCTGCACTGGCAAATTCATCAAGAGCAGCAGAAGTCCCTGAGATCTTGAAGGGTCTTGGCATAGATATTGGGGCCTTCTCTATCTTTGCATTTCTTTATTCTAGGGAGAATAGCGCTAAGAATGCACAATTAGCGAGGCTTTCAAGAGAGGAAAGGCTCTCAAATCTTAAGTTGCAAGTGGATCAAAAGAAGGTTATTTCTGTTAGTTCCTTGAGAGGATTTGCCCGTCTTGTAATCCTTGCTGGTCCTGCATCCTTCATTACAGAGTCCTTCAGACTTAGTGAACCTTTCACTGAGAGCCTTCTTGAACGAGGGGTGCTTGTGGTGCCTTTTGTTATGGATGGGGATGTACCCAgatttgaatttgaggagagcGAGGAGATGAAGGAGTTGACCACTAAAAGGAAGAGACTCTGGCAGCTGGTTCCTGTTTCTGTTTCTCAATGGTCCAA GTGGTTAGATGAACAGAAGAAACTGGCGAAGGTGCCACTTGAATCTCCTGT GTATATATCTCTACGAATGGATGGTCGTGTCCGTGGGAGTGGCATTGGTTATCCTCCCTGGAACGCTTTTGTTGCACAATTACCACCGGTAAAGGGACTTTGGTCAGGTTTACTGGATGGCATGGATGGAAGAGTTCTTTAG
- the LOC122063340 gene encoding protein LOW PSII ACCUMULATION 1, chloroplastic isoform X3, protein MFFYLAFIASSALGGLIATTQLIAALANSSRAAEVPEILKGLGIDIGAFSIFAFLYSRENSAKNAQLARLSREERLSNLKLQVDQKKVISVSSLRGFARLVILAGPASFITESFRLSEPFTESLLERGVLVVPFVMDGDVPRFEFEESEEMKELTTKRKRLWQLVPVSVSQWSKWLDEQKKLAKVPLESPVYISLRMDGRVRGSGIGYPPWNAFVAQLPPVKGLWSGLLDGMDGRVL, encoded by the exons ATGTTCTTCTATCTGGCTTTCATTGCTAGCAGTGCCCTGGGAGGATTAATAGCCACAACACAACTGATTGCTGCACTGGCAAATTCATCAAGAGCAGCAGAAGTCCCTGAGATCTTGAAGGGTCTTGGCATAGATATTGGGGCCTTCTCTATCTTTGCATTTCTTTATTCTAGGGAGAATAGCGCTAAGAATGCACAATTAGCGAGGCTTTCAAGAGAGGAAAGGCTCTCAAATCTTAAGTTGCAAGTGGATCAAAAGAAGGTTATTTCTGTTAGTTCCTTGAGAGGATTTGCCCGTCTTGTAATCCTTGCTGGTCCTGCATCCTTCATTACAGAGTCCTTCAGACTTAGTGAACCTTTCACTGAGAGCCTTCTTGAACGAGGGGTGCTTGTGGTGCCTTTTGTTATGGATGGGGATGTACCCAgatttgaatttgaggagagcGAGGAGATGAAGGAGTTGACCACTAAAAGGAAGAGACTCTGGCAGCTGGTTCCTGTTTCTGTTTCTCAATGGTCCAA GTGGTTAGATGAACAGAAGAAACTGGCGAAGGTGCCACTTGAATCTCCTGT GTATATATCTCTACGAATGGATGGTCGTGTCCGTGGGAGTGGCATTGGTTATCCTCCCTGGAACGCTTTTGTTGCACAATTACCACCGGTAAAGGGACTTTGGTCAGGTTTACTGGATGGCATGGATGGAAGAGTTCTTTAG
- the LOC122063347 gene encoding uncharacterized protein LOC122063347, producing the protein MDFGYDDDGIEDGMIQLVIGATYDDVNHFRVVLQQYVIQEAFDILKIKNEKTRVTAVCKAPGCTWRVHASAVDEDKGVKHSTTFMIKSYNPKHASYKVQPFYMKLYRARMLALEMNQGSPKDSYSYLLAYGRMVLAKMPGSLFKIQYQEMRDLSGNPIFKRVFVSFKACVSGFVKGCKPLIGVDGCHLKGRYRGILLSAVSYDGNNEIFPVTYVVVEVECKDSCLFFLECLYEALGMITDDMALTFMLDKQKMPSLEYSLIHTKDDVSDIYTRTSSQQVNQDSCLGSTSG; encoded by the exons ATGGACTTTggttatgatgatgatggtatTGAGGATGGCATGATACAGTTAGTCATAGGTGCTACATATGATGATGTCAATCATTTCAGGGTTGTCCTCCAACAGTATGTGATTCAGGAGGCTTTTGATATATTGAAAATTAAGAATGAGAAAACTAGAGTTACTGCAGTGTGTAAAGCTCCTGGTTGTACTTGGCGAGTACATGCTTCAGCGGTTGATGAGGATAAGGGTGTTAAGCATTCTACGACATTTATGATAAAGTCGTACAATCCCAAGCATGCAT CTTACAAGGTTCAGCCCTTTTACATGAAGTTGTACCGGGCACGCATGCTTGCTCTGGAAATGAATCAGGGTAGTCCTAAGGATTCGTACTCCTATCTACTTGCATATGGTAGGATGGTGTTGGCTAAGATGCCAGGTAGTCTATTCAAGATCCAGTACCAGGAGATGCGTGACTTGTCAGGGAACCCTATCTTCAAGAGAGTGTTTGTTAGTTTCAAAGCATGTGTTTCAGGGTTTGTAAAGGGATGCAAACCATTAATTGGTGTGGATGGCTGCCACTTAAAGGGCCGATATAGAGGCATTCTTTTGTCAGCAGTCTCGTATGATGGGAATAATGAAATATTCCCTGTGACATATGTTGTAGTTGAAGTTGAATGCAAAGATAGCTgtctttttttccttgaatgTCTATACGAAGCTCTTGGTATGATAACTGATGATATGGCTCTGACTTTTATGTTAGACAAACAAAAG ATGCCATCACTAGAGTATTCCCTAATACACACCAAAGATGATGTGTCAGATATTTATACCAGAACTTCAAGTCAGCAGGTTAATCAGGACAGTTGCTTAGGAAGCACTTCTGGTTAG
- the LOC122063340 gene encoding protein LOW PSII ACCUMULATION 1, chloroplastic isoform X2 has translation MAAMAHLSCIIRCPSFQHNCSMLSPQIPIYRNSTTSLHTTFRILHKRTSIFIVRSAANDPSSPEISSTAKIRSEVLSPFRTVRMFFYLAFIASSALGGLIATTQLIAALANSSRAAEVPEILKGLGIDIGAFSIFAFLYSRENSAKNAQLARLSREERLSNLKLQVDQKKVISVSSLRGFARLVILAGPASFITESFRLSEPFTESLLERGVLVVPFVMDGDVPRFEFEESEEMKELTTKRKRLWQLVPVSVSQWSKWLDEQKKLAKVPLESPVSENALVMHI, from the exons ATGGCTGCCATGGCGCACCTCTCCTGCATCATTCGCTGCCCTTCTTTTCAACATAATTGCTCCATGCTTTCCCCTCAAATCCCCATTTACAGAAACTCAACCACTTCTCTCCACACAACGTTTCGGATCCTCCACAAAAGGACCTCCATCTTCATCGTTCGCTCTGCTGCCAACGACCCCTCTTCGCCCGAAATCAG TTCTACAGCCAAGATACGGAGTgaagttctttctcccttccgCACAGTTCGGATGTTCTTCTATCTGGCTTTCATTGCTAGCAGTGCCCTGGGAGGATTAATAGCCACAACACAACTGATTGCTGCACTGGCAAATTCATCAAGAGCAGCAGAAGTCCCTGAGATCTTGAAGGGTCTTGGCATAGATATTGGGGCCTTCTCTATCTTTGCATTTCTTTATTCTAGGGAGAATAGCGCTAAGAATGCACAATTAGCGAGGCTTTCAAGAGAGGAAAGGCTCTCAAATCTTAAGTTGCAAGTGGATCAAAAGAAGGTTATTTCTGTTAGTTCCTTGAGAGGATTTGCCCGTCTTGTAATCCTTGCTGGTCCTGCATCCTTCATTACAGAGTCCTTCAGACTTAGTGAACCTTTCACTGAGAGCCTTCTTGAACGAGGGGTGCTTGTGGTGCCTTTTGTTATGGATGGGGATGTACCCAgatttgaatttgaggagagcGAGGAGATGAAGGAGTTGACCACTAAAAGGAAGAGACTCTGGCAGCTGGTTCCTGTTTCTGTTTCTCAATGGTCCAA GTGGTTAGATGAACAGAAGAAACTGGCGAAGGTGCCACTTGAATCTCCTGT ATCCGAAAATGCATTAGTAATGCACATATAA
- the LOC122063344 gene encoding uncharacterized protein LOC122063344: MKDDLCDHVWEFRFTKAAPEYWRNLDPSWIGTGPSMRRYFHTNGSQTADSGDQVWGGHECAYSIVTSFVEEGRIREHYVRINRWPRMSVSRKQDWSWELANHLYCYSSIPDADKKGGSGPLFPVCNQ; this comes from the exons ATGAAGGATGACCTCTGCGATCATGTCTGGGAATTCCGTTTTACAAAG GCAGCTCCTGAATATTGGCGGAATCTGGATCCTTCTTGGATAGGTACAGGCCCTTCTATGCGCCGTTACTTCCACACAAATGGCTCCCAGACTGCGGACTCTGGTGACCAGGTGTGGGGTGGTCATGAGTGCGCTTATTCAATTGTTACCAGTTTTGTGGAAGAGGGAAGGATCAGGGAACATTACGTGAGGATAAATAGATGGCCCCGAATGTCTGTGTCAAGGAAGCAGGACTGGAGCTGGGAGCTAGCCAACCACTTGTACTGTTACTCAAGTATTCCTGATGCTGATAAGAAGGGTGGCAGTGGACCATTGTTTCCAGTGTG TAATCAGTGA
- the LOC122063342 gene encoding photosystem I reaction center subunit IV A, chloroplastic-like: MASCNMASAASGFVFTSNITSTSSSSRNTISFHSKNNSRLVVRASEETTGTAPLPSEETTGTTPPPSEQTTGTAPPPTEGQAPPPKPPPIGPKRGAKVKILRRESYWYNGIGSVVAVDQDPKTRYPVVVRFNKVNYANVSTNNYALDEILEVK, from the exons ATGGCTAGTTGTAACATGGCATCAGCAGCATCTGGGTTTGTGTTTACATCAAACATAACCTCCACAAGCTCATCTTCACGAAACACAATCTCCTTTCATTCCAAGAACAACTCAAGGCTAGTTGTACGTGCCTCTGAGGAGACCACCGGCACCGCCCCACTCCCTTCTGAGGAGACCACCggcaccaccccacccccttctGAGCAGACCACCGGCACCGCCCCACCCCCTACTGAGGGACAAGCTCCGCCGCCGAAGCCTCCTCCAATTGGACCCAAGAGGGGCGCCAAG GTGAAGATTCTTAGAAGGGAATCCTATTGGTACAATGGCATTGGATCTGTTGTAGCAGTTGATCAG GACCCAAAAACTCGATATCCTGTTGTCGTTCGATTCAACAAAGTCAACTACGCCAATGTATCGACTAACAACTACGCATTGGATGAGATCCTGGAAGTGAAGTGA